One segment of Dermacentor silvarum isolate Dsil-2018 unplaced genomic scaffold, BIME_Dsil_1.4 Seq407, whole genome shotgun sequence DNA contains the following:
- the LOC119435059 gene encoding uncharacterized protein LOC119435059 produces the protein MCLPSLIFLALGAVSALFSFVWLAILPVCGVAFGTQAFSSLSIAVTASLVAGKLIPRIIKQCIPFLELMVTMSALVFPLVYIPPWACQMNLTLLAFLDPFFVILEVFQMLSLVHWCNVRAQTGIDNEPVIWKAIVLSLAVASWVSSLFLLLNIFEGSDTRLVAAVLVLNVLAHVACVYVDSGIISDAALVLLMSLLIMRLGPYETKIHETLCTVAQSNHPE, from the exons ATGTGCCTTCCTTCATTGATATTCCTTGCACTAGGAGCAGTGTCAGCGTTGTTTTCGTTTGTATGGTTGGCCATATTGCCTGTGTGCGGCGTCGCCTTCGGAACGCAAGCGTTTTCGTCACTGTCCATTGCAGTAACAGCATCCCTGGTTGCAGGGAAACTGATTCCACGCATAATT AAACAATGCATTCCTTTCCTGGAGCTCATGGTTACAATGTCTGCACTGGTCTTTCCACTTGTGTACATTCCACCTTGGGCCTGTCAAATGAACCTCACTCTCCTGGCTTTTCTCGATCCTTTCTTCGTCATTTTGGAAGTGTTCCAAATGCTCAGCTTGGTTCACTGGTGCAATGTGAGGGCACAAACAGGCATTGACAATGAGCCAGTGATTTGGAAG GCAATAGTGCTGTCTCTTGCTGTAGCCAGCTGGGTTTCTTCTCTTTTCTTGCTGCTGAATATTTTTGAAGGATCGGACACAAG ACTTGTGGCAGCAGTCCTTGTACTTAATGTTCTAGCTCATGTTGCCTGTGTGTATGTGGACTCAG GTATCATAAGTGATGCGGCATTGGTTCTTTTAATGTCCCTGTTAATAATGAGACTGGGCCCCTACGAGACAAAGATTCATGAAACCCTCTGCACAGTTGCGCAATCAAACCATCCAGAGTAA